A region from the Arthrobacter gengyunqii genome encodes:
- a CDS encoding fibrinogen-like YCDxxxxGGGW domain-containing protein, translating to MNNRLRQRRFGQRRSLRLGAALAALVVAAGLTTALPASTAEPVAPNGSSADAAAASCWEIKQGHPALPSGVYWLLTPAMAAPEQFYCDQTTDGGGWVLVGRGREGWKELYEGRGTPAQVRSTVTGSGAFSPRQLSAPLIDGLLNGQAPDQLEDGIRLRRALDTAGSTWQETRYRTANQPRWTWTIGSATPVVSGSFDSTVFSGGLTSSFGTNQAFNRVVTTEAQAQGWTQGFAYGSQARGVNSADSYVWSSTATAGNPRPFTQMYLRPKITQATAGFTPLPDAGAPAYAQQARPETGAAATAWGVTGLASGTGELNTEVQAFAQIGNVVYVAGNFRYVQKDAAGTGRADQPYLAGFDVATGEWISTFQPKLNGQVKALAVLPNGTLAIGGTFTTLNGAATGPVAVLNPDTGTAVAGWRVGVENRVTGGAVQIRTLEVRDGWLYLGGAFTHLTGGTATSPVYARNAARVAVADGKPDSGWNPAFNGTVVAVDPSADGQRLYAAGYFTASNAATTYRAAALSTAPGAVPAEWNFVPSSGERAGYQQGIKEVGNRVWVGGAEHSLFSFDTATLTRQSSNITLEGGDFQDVTEANGIVYGSCHCGHWNYSGASTWPSVGRNFARADKINLVGAWNAGTGEYIPEFNPVMKGRAGYGVWATLVDSRGVLWAGGDLVSSSTSGGTSQWSGGYARFAPADAAAPEVPGGFAVASSAGTDTLTWSAAAGTPASYQVLRNDRVIASTTATSFSLPATGGLPATGGARYFVRAADAAGNYSATTAVKTGGTVPSVPSAPSVPSAPGTPDVPENPAAQTVIAAGSSWKYRFSSDAPPAGWTGTGFADAAWSTGNAPLGWGSTGLGTTLTAEGTKPLSSHYRRSFQIADAAKVDSVTLTTRADDGVVVYVNGKEAARSNMPAGTLTHNSYALTAPSTAVALAAPVVVTLPGSAFVTGTNVVSVEVHSNYRSTPSSSFDLSAVMSLRN from the coding sequence ATGAACAACCGGCTCCGCCAGCGCAGGTTCGGCCAGCGCAGATCCCTCCGGCTGGGCGCTGCCCTGGCCGCACTGGTGGTGGCCGCCGGCCTGACCACGGCGCTGCCCGCTTCCACCGCGGAGCCGGTGGCGCCGAACGGATCCTCCGCCGACGCCGCGGCAGCCTCCTGCTGGGAAATCAAGCAGGGCCATCCGGCGCTGCCGTCTGGCGTGTACTGGCTGCTCACCCCGGCCATGGCCGCCCCCGAACAGTTCTACTGCGACCAGACCACCGACGGCGGCGGCTGGGTGCTGGTGGGCCGCGGCCGCGAGGGCTGGAAAGAACTCTACGAAGGACGCGGCACCCCGGCACAGGTCCGCAGCACCGTGACCGGTTCCGGCGCCTTCTCACCCCGCCAGCTCTCCGCTCCCCTGATTGACGGGCTGCTCAACGGGCAGGCACCGGATCAGCTGGAGGACGGCATCCGGCTGCGCCGCGCCCTGGACACCGCCGGCAGCACCTGGCAGGAAACCCGCTACCGCACCGCCAATCAGCCCCGCTGGACCTGGACCATCGGTTCCGCCACCCCGGTGGTCTCGGGCAGCTTCGACTCCACGGTCTTCTCCGGCGGGCTCACCTCCAGCTTCGGCACCAACCAGGCCTTCAACCGGGTGGTCACCACGGAAGCGCAGGCACAGGGGTGGACACAGGGGTTCGCCTACGGCAGCCAGGCCCGCGGCGTGAACTCCGCCGACAGCTACGTCTGGTCCAGCACGGCGACGGCGGGAAACCCCCGCCCGTTCACACAGATGTATCTGCGGCCCAAAATCACGCAGGCCACTGCCGGGTTCACGCCGCTGCCCGACGCCGGAGCCCCGGCCTACGCCCAGCAGGCCCGCCCGGAAACCGGAGCGGCGGCCACCGCGTGGGGCGTCACCGGCCTGGCCAGCGGCACCGGTGAACTTAACACCGAGGTGCAGGCCTTCGCCCAGATCGGCAACGTGGTCTACGTGGCCGGCAACTTCCGTTACGTGCAAAAGGACGCCGCCGGCACCGGCCGGGCGGACCAGCCCTACCTGGCCGGTTTCGACGTCGCCACCGGAGAGTGGATCTCCACCTTCCAACCCAAGCTGAACGGACAGGTCAAGGCGCTGGCCGTGCTGCCCAACGGCACCCTGGCGATCGGCGGCACCTTCACCACCCTGAACGGTGCCGCCACCGGCCCGGTGGCGGTCCTGAACCCGGATACCGGAACCGCCGTCGCCGGCTGGCGGGTGGGCGTGGAAAACCGGGTCACCGGCGGGGCGGTGCAGATCCGCACCCTCGAGGTTAGGGACGGCTGGCTCTACCTGGGCGGAGCCTTCACCCACCTGACCGGCGGCACCGCCACCAGCCCGGTCTACGCCCGGAACGCCGCCCGCGTGGCGGTGGCGGACGGGAAGCCGGACAGCGGCTGGAACCCGGCCTTCAACGGCACCGTGGTGGCCGTGGATCCCAGCGCCGACGGGCAGCGGCTCTATGCCGCCGGCTACTTCACCGCGTCCAACGCCGCCACCACCTACCGGGCCGCGGCCCTGAGCACCGCACCGGGCGCAGTCCCCGCCGAATGGAACTTTGTGCCCAGCTCCGGCGAGCGGGCCGGCTACCAGCAGGGCATCAAGGAAGTGGGCAACCGGGTGTGGGTGGGCGGCGCCGAGCACTCACTCTTCAGCTTCGACACCGCCACCCTCACCCGCCAGTCCTCCAACATCACTCTGGAGGGAGGCGACTTCCAAGATGTGACCGAGGCCAACGGCATTGTCTACGGCTCCTGCCACTGCGGGCACTGGAACTACAGCGGCGCCTCCACGTGGCCGTCAGTGGGCAGGAACTTCGCGAGGGCTGACAAGATCAACCTGGTTGGCGCATGGAACGCCGGCACCGGAGAGTACATTCCGGAATTCAATCCGGTCATGAAGGGCCGGGCCGGATACGGCGTCTGGGCCACCCTCGTGGACAGCCGCGGCGTCCTCTGGGCCGGCGGAGACCTGGTCTCCTCCAGCACCAGCGGCGGAACCAGCCAGTGGTCCGGCGGCTACGCCCGCTTCGCCCCCGCTGACGCCGCCGCCCCTGAGGTGCCCGGCGGGTTTGCCGTGGCCAGCAGCGCCGGCACCGACACACTCACCTGGTCCGCCGCCGCGGGAACGCCCGCCTCCTACCAGGTGCTGCGCAATGACCGGGTCATTGCCTCCACCACGGCCACCAGCTTCTCGCTGCCGGCCACCGGCGGACTGCCGGCCACCGGCGGAGCCCGCTACTTTGTCCGGGCGGCCGATGCCGCCGGGAACTACTCGGCGACGACGGCGGTCAAGACCGGCGGCACTGTCCCCAGTGTTCCCAGTGCCCCCAGTGTTCCCAGTGCCCCCGGCACTCCGGACGTTCCGGAGAATCCCGCTGCGCAGACGGTCATCGCTGCGGGCAGCTCCTGGAAGTACCGGTTCAGCAGCGACGCTCCGCCGGCGGGGTGGACCGGAACCGGTTTCGCCGACGCCGCCTGGAGCACCGGCAACGCGCCGCTGGGCTGGGGCAGCACCGGGCTGGGCACCACCCTGACCGCCGAGGGCACCAAGCCGCTCTCCAGCCATTACCGCAGGAGCTTCCAGATCGCCGATGCCGCCAAGGTTGACTCGGTGACCCTGACCACCCGGGCTGATGACGGCGTCGTCGTCTATGTGAACGGGAAGGAAGCGGCGCGCAGCAACATGCCCGCCGGAACTCTCACGCATAATTCGTACGCGCTGACGGCCCCTTCCACCGCTGTTGCCCTGGCTGCGCCCGTGGTGGTTACGCTGCCCGGTTCCGCGTTTGTCACCGGCACCAACGTGGTGAGCGTGGAGGTGCATTCGAATTACCGCAGCACGCCCAGTTCCAGTTTCGATCTCAGCGCAGTCATGAGTCTGCGCAACTAA
- the sufU gene encoding Fe-S cluster assembly sulfur transfer protein SufU: MSAELQQLYQQIILDHAKARHGAGLVEVPAGAKAGESHQLNPTCGDEITLRAVLAGSTGDPAAGPDGGASVEGISWEGQGCSISMASASVLTDLAAGLPRDEIMALVDNFREVMRSRGTVEADEEVLGDAAAFSGVSRYPARVKCAMLAWVALEEALLAAN; the protein is encoded by the coding sequence ATGAGCGCCGAGCTGCAGCAGCTGTACCAGCAGATCATCCTGGACCATGCCAAGGCCCGGCACGGCGCCGGCCTGGTGGAGGTTCCGGCCGGAGCCAAGGCGGGGGAGAGCCACCAGCTGAACCCCACCTGCGGTGATGAGATTACGCTGCGTGCCGTGCTGGCCGGTTCCACGGGGGATCCCGCCGCGGGGCCCGACGGCGGAGCGTCCGTGGAGGGCATCAGCTGGGAGGGGCAGGGGTGTTCGATTTCCATGGCGTCGGCCTCGGTCCTGACCGATCTGGCCGCCGGCCTGCCCCGGGACGAGATCATGGCGCTGGTGGATAACTTCCGCGAGGTGATGCGCTCCCGCGGCACGGTGGAGGCCGATGAAGAGGTGCTCGGCGACGCTGCGGCGTTCTCCGGGGTTTCCCGTTATCCGGCGCGGGTCAAGTGCGCCATGCTCGCCTGGGTTGCGCTGGAAGAAGCACTCCTCGCCGCCAACTAG
- a CDS encoding cysteine desulfurase encodes MPVVSTPDTLKPADGLMDNAEVLRIRNDFPILHQQVNGHPLVYLDSGATSQNPLSVIEAEQEFYEQRNSAVHRGAHTLAVAATDVYEDARAKVAAFINARPNEIVWTSNATEALNLVAYAFSNAAAGRGGEAARRFALGEGDDIVVTEMEHHANLIPWQELAARTGATLKFIPVDDDGALRLEEAERLITGRTKIVAFTHASNVLGTINPVETLVSLAHNAGALVVLDACQSVPHLPVDVKALDVDFAAFSGHKMLGPTGIGVLYGKAELLDAMPPFLTGGSMITTVTMEKAEYLPAPQRFEAGTQRISQAMALGTAVDYLRETGMDRIHAWEATLGQRLVSGLEAIEGIRVLGPRAGVERIGLAAFDVDGVHSHDVGQFLDDQGIAVRVGHHCAQPLHRRLGLISTTRASTYLYNTTDDVDAFLNAVAGVRPFFGVK; translated from the coding sequence GTGCCTGTGGTTTCCACCCCCGATACCCTGAAGCCCGCTGACGGGCTGATGGACAACGCCGAGGTTCTGCGCATCCGCAACGACTTCCCGATCCTGCACCAGCAGGTCAACGGCCATCCGCTGGTGTACCTGGACTCCGGCGCCACCTCGCAGAACCCGCTCAGCGTGATCGAGGCCGAACAGGAGTTCTACGAACAGCGCAACTCCGCCGTGCACCGCGGCGCGCACACCCTCGCCGTCGCCGCCACCGACGTGTACGAGGACGCCCGCGCCAAAGTGGCCGCGTTCATCAACGCCCGGCCCAACGAGATCGTCTGGACCTCCAACGCCACCGAGGCGCTGAACCTGGTGGCCTACGCGTTCTCCAACGCCGCCGCCGGCCGCGGAGGAGAGGCGGCCCGCCGCTTCGCGCTGGGCGAGGGTGATGACATTGTGGTCACCGAAATGGAACACCACGCCAACCTGATTCCCTGGCAGGAGCTGGCCGCCCGCACCGGCGCCACGCTGAAGTTCATTCCGGTGGACGACGACGGCGCGCTGCGGCTGGAGGAGGCCGAACGGCTGATCACCGGGCGCACCAAAATCGTGGCGTTCACGCACGCCTCCAACGTGCTCGGCACCATCAACCCGGTGGAAACCCTGGTGAGCCTGGCACACAACGCTGGCGCGCTCGTCGTCCTCGATGCCTGCCAGTCCGTGCCGCACCTGCCGGTGGACGTGAAGGCGCTGGATGTGGATTTCGCCGCGTTCTCCGGGCACAAGATGCTCGGCCCCACCGGCATCGGCGTGCTCTACGGCAAGGCCGAACTGCTGGATGCCATGCCGCCGTTCCTCACCGGCGGCTCCATGATCACCACGGTGACCATGGAAAAGGCCGAGTATCTGCCCGCGCCGCAGCGCTTCGAGGCCGGCACCCAGCGCATTTCCCAGGCCATGGCACTGGGCACCGCGGTGGATTACCTGCGCGAGACCGGCATGGACCGCATCCACGCGTGGGAGGCCACACTGGGCCAGCGCCTGGTGTCCGGCCTGGAAGCAATTGAGGGCATCCGCGTGCTCGGTCCCCGCGCCGGAGTGGAGCGGATCGGGCTGGCGGCGTTCGACGTCGACGGCGTCCACTCCCACGACGTCGGCCAGTTCCTGGATGACCAGGGCATTGCCGTGCGCGTGGGCCACCACTGCGCGCAGCCGCTGCACCGGCGGCTCGGCCTGATCTCCACCACCCGTGCCAGCACCTATCTGTACAACACCACCGACGACGTCGACGCGTTCCTGAACGCGGTGGCCGGCGTGCGTCCGTTTTTTGGAGTGAAGTAA